Proteins from one Deinococcus actinosclerus genomic window:
- the clpS gene encoding ATP-dependent Clp protease adapter ClpS translates to MTRRDPDSRTQTLERTHTQRPRLFRVLLLNDDYTPMEFVVMVLRRYFRKAEQEAELIMLAVHHKGQGVAGVYTRDVAETKVAQVMNHARRDGHPLRVVAEPEPDA, encoded by the coding sequence ATGACGCGCCGCGACCCCGACTCGCGCACCCAGACGCTGGAACGCACGCACACGCAGCGGCCCCGCCTGTTCCGGGTGCTGCTGCTGAACGACGACTACACCCCCATGGAATTCGTGGTGATGGTGCTCAGGCGCTACTTCCGCAAGGCCGAGCAGGAGGCGGAGCTGATCATGCTGGCCGTGCATCACAAGGGGCAGGGCGTGGCGGGCGTGTACACCCGCGACGTGGCGGAGACGAAGGTCGCGCAGGTCATGAATCACGCGCGCCGCGACGGGCATCCCCTGCGGGTCGTGGCGGAACCGGAGCCGGACGCATGA